From the genome of Cucumis sativus cultivar 9930 unplaced genomic scaffold, Cucumber_9930_V3 scaffold52, whole genome shotgun sequence, one region includes:
- the LOC116405970 gene encoding uncharacterized protein LOC116405970 — MVMEVLSRMLNRPPPSYQFHRHCEKVSLTHLTFANDLMIFCAADDSSLSFINETIRKFGDLSGLFTNLSKISMFVVGVNSDDVYRLTTSLGFVLRHLPVRYLGLPLLSGRLRPTDCALLFNVLLVRFILGLLEFYHLQANVFVLPVSVHHEVDKILRSYLWRGKEEGRGGVKVAWAENVVSTMKNLWLLTSSSFLWVPWVEAYIHKGRSLWEVDSCVGRSWCLCVIMWKRDSLKEHVQMEVGDGRHCKLWVWVLGRHSGFLIASAWDTIHPRSVKSRVLQVMASSHRIGYWRVELFGEHNHCLHGGQARELIVLFQLIPSCISARVVYLREDAHGII, encoded by the exons atggtGATGGAGGTCCTCTCTCGTATGTTAAATCGGCCTCCTCCGAGCTATCAGTTTCACAGGCATTGTGAGAAGGTTAGCTTAACTCATCTGACCTTTGCTAATGAtcttatgattttttgtgCTGCTGATGATTCCTCTTTGAGTTTTATTAACGAGACTATTCGAAAGTTTGGTGATCTCTCGGGGCTATTTACTAATCTTAgtaaaatttctatgtttgttGTAGGGGTTAATAGTGATGATGTTTATCGTTTGACTACCAGTTTGGGTTTTGTCCTCAGGCATCTCCCTGTtcgttatcttgggcttcctTTACTTTCTGGAAGGTTACGACCTACTGATTGTGCTCTCTTATTCAACGTATTACTAGTCAGATTCATTCTTGGTTTGCTAgagttttatcatttgcaG GCTAACGTGTTTGTGCTGCCTGTGAGTGTGCATCATGAGGTTGATAAAATCTTGAGGTCTTATCTTTGGAGGGGTAAGGAGGAAGGTAGAGGAGGTGTTAAGGTGGCGTGGGCTGAG AATGTTGTGAGTACTATGAAGAATCTTTGGTTGTTGACTAGTTCGAGTTTTCTATGGGTTCCTTGGGTGGAGGCTTATATTCATAAAGGAAGGTCATTGTGGGAGGTCGATTCTTGTGTTGGTCGGTCTTGGTGTCTTTGTGTTATCATGTGGAAACGAGATAGTCTAAAAGAGCATGTTCAGATGGAGGTTGGGGATGGTAGGCATTGTAAACT GTGGGTTTGGGTTCTTGGTCGTCATAGTGGTTTTTTGATTGCTAGTGCATGGGATACTATTCATCCTCGTAGTGTTAAG TCTCGGGTCCTTCAGGTTATGGCTTCCTCTCACAGGATTGGGTATTGGAGGGTTGAGTTGTTTGGG gaGCATAATCATTGTCTCCATGGTGGTCAAGCTCGTGAGCTCATTGTTCTGTTTCAGCTTATTCCATCTTGTATCAGTGCTCGTGTTGTTTATTTGCGTGAGGATGCTCATGGTATTATTtag